The sequence GGTGCGATGTCTTGCATCGACTCCGGCAGCAAGGCGATACCGAACCCGGCCTGGATCAACTGCAATTGGGTGGTCTTGCGCGACATCACCCGTGCGGCCTTGGGGAAAAATCCGGCGCGCATGCACAGCTCGGCGGACAGATAACTCAGCCCGCCACGCTGCGGGTGAGGGATTGAAATAAACGCTTCGTCCCGCAACTGAGCCAGGTCGATACCGACGGCGGGTATGTTCTGCGCGAGAGGGTGATTCGGCGGCACTGCCAGTAACAGTCGTTCGCTATATAAAGGCACGATTCGTACACCTTCGCGCTGGCGCAATACCGGCAAGCGCAACAGCCCTGCATCGAGCCGACCGTCGGCGATTTCTTCCAGCTGCGCTTCGGAGGACAGTTTGACGATGTCCATCGACACGCCAGGGCACTGTTCAAGGTAAGCACTGATCCCTTGTAGCAGGCGGCCGCTCATGGGCACGGTGCTGGAATGGCTCAGGCGCAAGGTGCCGAGTTGACCGTTGCCCACTTGGGTGGCCATTTCACTGGCTTTGAGTAGTTCGCCCAGCAGGTTGCGTGCCCGTGGGTAAAAGGCTTCCCCGGCCGCCGTCAGCCGTGGCTGGCGGGCCGTGCGTTCGAACAGTGGGGTTTGCAGGAGGATTTCAAGCTCCTTGATCTGCCGGCTGAGGGCCGATTGCGCGACGAACAGCCGTTCGGCTGCGGCGCTGAAACTGCCGCTCTCGGCGATTTCGACGAAGTAGCGCAGTTGACGGGTGGAAATCACAAGTCATGCCTTTTCGAGATAGGTGAGTGGCTTTGAAGATATTAGTCGCAACTCAGAGTGATGGCTAAAGTGACTGCCATCATCTTCAAGGAATACCTCATGAACTGGGTCGAACTGCTTAACCAATGGGCCTTCAGTGGTGTCGACTGGCTGGTGATCGGTGTCGGGATTGTCGTGGCTTATATCGTGTTTGGCATCGCCGGGTTCGGCACGGCGCTGGTGGCGGGGCCAATCCTGATTCTGTTCATGCCGTTGTCGAAGATCATCCCGCTGCTGGTGCTGCTGGACTTTGTCGCCGCCTTTGGCAACCTCCTGCAGTCGCGGCGGGACGTGAATAAGCCAGAACTGTTGAGGCTGCTGCCGTGCATGGCGATCGGTTGCACCCTGGGCGTGATCTTTCTGCTCAATCTCCACTCGAACCTTTTATTGCTGTTAATGGGGCTGTTCATCAGTGCCTACGCGATCTATAGCCTGTTGGTAAAGGCTCGCCCCAAGCAGTTGGCGGCCGGCTGGGCCATTCCTATGGGCACTGTCGGCGGTCTGTTCGGGGCGTTGTTTGGTAGTGGCGGCTTTTTATATGCGATCTATCTGAACAGTCGTCTGCCCAAAGACCCAGCGCGGGCGACCCAGAGTGCCTTGATCAGTTGCAGCACCGTGGTGCGTTTGAGTTTGTTTTTGCTCGCCGGGGTGTATGCCGAGCTACCCTTATTGGTGTTGGCGGTGTGCTTGCTGCCGGCGATGGCCCTGGGGCTGTGGGTCAGCCGGCGGCTGACACTGCATATGTCCCGTGAGGCGTTCGTGCGGCTGGTGACCTGGTTGGTACTGGGCAGCGGCATTGCGTTGATTGCCCGGTACATGAGTACTTGACCCGTTTTTTTCAGGGATTAAGCTGCCGTCCTCCCGGGCCTCATCGCGGGCAAGCCCGGCTCCCACAGTTGATCGCATTTCAATGTGGGAGCCGGGCTTGCCCGCGATGAGGCCAGAAGTCACACCGCAGGACATCCAGGCCTCATGAACTCCCAAAGCATCCTTGTCCCGAAGATCTCCACATTGCCTGTCCACGAACCCCGGGCCCGGGCGATTGTGCGCTGGCTGGTGCGCAAGAATATTGTCAAGGAAGAGCTGACCACCTGTGGCCGTACCGGCAACCGCATGGCCTACGCGCTCGCCGACGGTGCCCGCGCCGTGGTGCTGCACCCCGAGGCGCTGCCGTTCAACGAGCCGGTCAATGGCCTGGAGATCATCTATAAACGCTGCATCTACACGCCGGCCAAGGGCTTTCTCGAGGAAGCAGGCTGCCCTGAATGCCTGAAAGAAGTCGGCGAAGCGCTGTTCGAAAGCCTGGAAGACTGGATGCCCGGCCACACCGATAACTTCACTTGCCCATTGTGTGGTCATGAAGACGACATCAACGGCTTCCTGTACTTGCAGGAGTGCGGCTTTTCCAACCTCGGGTTCATCTTCAATAACTGGGCGGAGGCGGGGTTCAAGCAGAGTTTTATCGACGAATTTGCCGATTGGTTGGACCAGAAGATGAGTTGGGTCAAAGTCGAGCTTTAACCCTTCTATCAGTATTACCAAGTTTGTCAGAGTTTTACATTGAACCCGAGGGGGTGTCTGACTATAATGGCGCGCTTCCATTTTCCCGCTCGGGAGCCCCCGCGATGCTGCGTATCAGCCAAGAAGCTCTGACATTCGACGACATTCTCCTAGTGCCCGGTTATTCCGAGGTGCTTCCTAACGAAGTCAGTCTCAAGACCCGCCTAACCCGTGGCATCGAGCTGAATATTCCTCTGGTTTCCGCTGCCATGGACACCGTCACCGAAGCCCGTTTGGCAATCGCCATGGCTCAGGAAGGCGGCATCGGCATCATCCACAAGAACATGACCATCGAGCAGCAAGCTGCCGAAGTGCGTAAGGTCAAGCGTTACGAAGCCGGTGTGGTCAAGGACCCGATCACGATCGAGGCCGATGCCACCGTTCGTGACCTGTTCGACCTGACCCGCCTGCACAATATCTCCGGCGTTCCGGTGCTGCACGATGGCGACCTGGTCGGCATCGTCACCTCCCGTGACGTGCGTTTCGAGAACCGTCTTGAAGTCACCGTCCGCGAAGTGATGACGCCTAAAGAGCGTCTGGTCACGGTCAAGGAAGGCGCCGACAAGAACGACGTTCGCGAATTGCTGCATAAGCACCGCATCGAACGCGTACTGATCGTTGACGACAAATTCGCCCTCAAAGGCATGATGACCGTCAACGATATCGAAAAAGCCAAGGCTTACCCGCTGGCCAGCAAGGACGATCAAGGTCGTCTGCGCGTAGGCGCTGCGGTCGGCACCGGTAAAGACACCGGTGACCGTGTCTCGGCCCTGGTCGCCGCTGGTGTTGACGTGGTGGTGGTCGACACCGCTCACGGTCACTCCAAAGGTGTGATCGACCGCGTACGTTGGGTCAAGCAGAACTTCCCTGACGTGCAAGTGATCGGCGGCAACATTGCCACCGGCGCTGCCGCCAAGGCACTGGTTGAAGCGGGCGCTGATGCAGTCAAGGTCGGTATCGGCCCAGGCTCGATCTGCACCACCCGTATCGTTGCCGGTGTGGGCGTGCCGCAAATCAGCGCCATCGCCAACGTCGCCGCTGCCCTTGAAGGTACGGGCGTACCGTTGATCGCCGATGGCGGTATCCGTTTCTCCGGTGACTTGTCCAAGGCCATCGTAGCCGGTGCTTCCTGCGTGATGATGGGCTCGATGTTCGCCGGTACTGAAGAAGCGCCAGGCGAGATCGAACTGTTCCAGGGCCGCTCCTACAAGGCTTACCGTGGCATGGGTTCGCTGGGCGCAATGTCCCAGGCTCAAGGCTCTTCCGACCGATACTTCCAGGACTCCTCGGCAGGCGCCGAGAAGCTGGTACCGGAAGGTATCGAAGGGCGTGTTCCGTACAAGGGCACCCTGAGCGCCATCATCCATCAACTGATGGGTGGCCTGCGTTCCTCGATGGGCTACACCGGCAGCGCCGACATCGAAGAAATGCGCACCAAGCCTGAGTTTGTGCGGATCACCGGTGCTGGCATGGCCGAATCCCACGTTCACGACGTACAGATCACCAAAGAAGCGCCGAACTACCGCGTAGGTTGATGCTTCAAGCAAATAGTTAAGTAACCGGGGCTGTCTTATTCAGCCCCGAGTTGTTTCTGATTCATTAGACGAGACTGATCTCATGGCCCTCGACATTCACGCCCACCGCATCCTGATCCTCGACTTCGGTTCCCAGTACACCCAGCTGATTGCCCGCCGCGTGCGTGAAATCGGCGTGTACTGCGAACTGCATCCGTTCGACATGGACGACGAAGCGATTCGCGAATTCGCTCCAAAAGGCGTCATCCTCGCCGGTGGCCCCGAGTCGGTACACGAAGCCAACAGCCCTCGTTGCCCTCAAGCTGTGTTTGACTTGGGCGTGCCGGTCTTCGGTATTTGCTACGGCATGCAGACCATGGCCGAGCAACTGGGCGGCAAGGTCGAAGGTTCCGAACTGCGTGAATTCGGTTATGCCCGCGTTGATGTCGTCGGCAAGAGCCGCCTGCTGGACGGCATCGAAGACCACATCGACGCTGACGGCCTGTTCGGCCTCGACGTATGGATGAGCCACGGTGACAAGGTCACCAAGATGCCGGAAGACTTCCACATCCTGGCCAGCACCCCGAGCTGCCCGATTGCTGGCATGTTCAACGACGCGCGCGGCTACTACGGCGTGCAGTTCCACCCGGAAGTGACCCACACCAAGCAAGGCGGCCGCATCCTGTCGCGCTTCATCCTCGACATCTGCCAGTGCGAAGCGCTGTGGACCCCCTCGAAGATTGCTGAAGACGCCATCGCCAACATCCGTGCCCAGGTCGGCACCGATAACGTCCTGCTGGGCCTGTCCGGTGGCGTTGACTCTTCGGTGGTTGCCGCGCTGCTGCACAAAGCCATCGGCGACCAACTGACCTGCGTCTTCGTCGACAACGGCCTGCTGCGTCTACACGAAGGCGAGCAAGTGATGGCCATGTTCGCCGAGAACATGGGCGTCAAGGTGATCCGTGCCAACGCTGAAGATCAGTTCCTGAACAACCTGGCCGGCGAGTCCGACCCGGAGAAGAAGCGCAAGATCATCGGTCGTACCTTCATCGACGTATTCGATGCCCAGTCCAACAAACTGGACAACATCAAGTACCTCGCCCAGGGCACCATCTACCCTGACGTGATCGAGTCGGCTGGCGCCAAGAGCGGCAAGGCCCACGTGATCAAGTCTCACCACAACGTGGGTGGCCTGCCTGAGGAAATGAACCTCAAGCTGGTCGAGCCGCTGCGCGAACTGTTCAAGGACGAAGTCCGCCGTCTGGGCCTGGAACTGGGCCTGCCGTACGACATGGTCTACCGTCACCCATTCCCGGGCCCGGGCCTGGGCGTGCGGATCCTCGGTGAAGTGAAGAAGGAATACGCCGACCTGCTGCGTCGTGCCGACCACATCTTCATCGAAGAACTGCGCAAGGCCGACTGGTACCACAAAGTCAGCCAGGCTTTCGTAGTGTTCCAGCCGGTGAAATCGGTTGGCGTTGTAGGCGATGGCCGTCGTTACGCGTGGGTCGTGGCCCTGCGTGCGGTGGAAACCATCGACTTCATGACCGCCCGTTGGGCACACCTGCCGTACGAACTGCTGGAAACCGTCAGCGGCCGTATCATCAATGAAATCGAAGGTATTTCGCGCGTCACTTATGACGTGTCGAGCAAGCCGCCGGCGACCATTGAGTGGGAATAAACATTGGCCGACATGGCCAACGTTAAGTAACTAAAAAAACCTGGCCTCGGCCAGGTTTTTTATTGTCTGTCAGATAGGCAACCGGCTTTGCAAACTCATGCCCATGTTAGTAAGGGCGCTGGACAGCTTTTCCAGCGTTGGGAAGTGCACATCATGGACGGCAGCCCAGGCAGGCCGGTCGATATAAAAGCTGCCATCGGCCAGCCGATTGATGGGTGTGCTGACGATCCCCCTGTCTCTGCTGTGATGCAGCAGCGTGTAGTTGCCCTGGCTTTCATTGATCAGGTACATGCCCTTGCGAAACAACAACCGCTGGTTTTGCTGCAAGGTGCGCCGCACCAGAGGCGCCTCTACTTGTACCCGCAGGTCGGCATGGAAGGTGTCGAAGCTATCGCCGGCGCTTTCAAGCAGGGGCGCATTGTCGCGATCTATGGCAATACCGGGGTCCAGGCGCACATCGTTACCTTGCCCAGGCAGCACCTCTTCGACACGCAGCCCGATGCCACCTTCCAGTTCGCTGAGGCCGGCGAATCCATTGAAGGTGTTGATGTTTCTCGCGCCCGTCAGTACCAGCCACTTACCGCCACCGTTCAGGGCTCTATCGGCTTGGATAAGGGTGTGGGCGAGGTAGTTGCTCGTTACTTGTTCTGACAGGTCGGCGACAGGGGCGGGGTATTTGTAATGGGCTGCACAGTCGATTGCCTGCACGCGTATGCCGTTGTTCCTGGCGGTCTTGACCAGCTCCAGTTCGTTGAATTGCCCGGACGGGTCAGTGCTCAGTCGGCTCAGGTGGTTTTCCAGGTCCTCGGACATAACTCCGGTGCGGAAGTAGAGGTTCAAGTCATCTTGGGCGAAGTCATTGAGCAGGCGGCGCATGTACAGGGTTTTGACGCTCTTGCGCGCAAAGAGTGGCATTTTTTCGATTACCAGACGGGTACTGGCGACACGGTCGAGGGTTTCACCGATGACGTATCCCGGTACCTCGTCGGGCAGGCACTCGAGGGCTTCATCAAGGGTGGCGGTGGGTTCAAAGGCGGGGATATCCGGGCGAGCCGGTAACCGGGCCCAGGGCAGTTCGTTGTAGAAGTCTTGCGCCAATTGCAGCAGTTTGCGGTGGGTTGAGCCGTAGTAGTAAGTGAAACTGTCGATGCAGCCGAAACGGCTTTGAACGTGAGTTTCATTGAGCCCCAATGCCCAGCGTTTTACTTCTGGGCGGGTCGATGGCGGGGTATCGAATTGCGTGGTGACCCTGCGTACGCCGCTAGACGGCTGAACCACAGGTTGCGAAGGCGGTGTGGTGCGCGAGGGCGCTGTTTCCTTTGCCGCTTTACTGGAGTTGCCGCCACCGCCTTTCAGGCCTTTGCCGCCGGGCACCCGCTCCCATTCATTGAACTCATTCAGGCGCACCGGCAGCGAGCCGGAAAAGGCATGGGGGGTGTTCGGGTCGACGATGGCCCAATAACCACGGCCATTGGGATCGCTTTCATAACGTACGTAATAGGCTTCATCGTTCAGTAGGATGGCTTGCTGGGGCATGCCGTCCGATGACCTGAGGGAATAAACCTGCTGAAACTTTCCGGGGGCGGTATCCAGGGTTTCGCCTTCCAATATCAGGTTGGTCTGGTAGATGGCCGGCACCGCAGGTTCAGGTGCCGACGGTGGCGCAGGGTGTTCTGCGGGAAGTGTGGTTTCAACCGCCAGGGTTTCGGCAGCTTCGGCGATATCCGGCATGACTCCATCGGCTTTCAGCAGCGCGAGGTTGAACAGGGTGTCGATGGCACTGAGTACGGCGCCAAGCTCCCCGGCGCGACGCTCAGCGAGGGTTTTGCCGTTGATGGCCTGGTCGATATTCAGGCCGAGATTCGCCACGCTGGCCCCCACGACCACCAGGGCTATCGGCCAGCCCGCCACCGCCATCGGGCCGAAGGTTTTGCCAAAGGCATTCAGGTAGCCGATCCACAGTTTCTTGCGCAGGTCGCCGTTGCTGCGCAGAGCAAAGTCCGCATCATTGTGCATACGAGACTTGCCGGAGTGCGCCAGCCAGGTAAACGCATCGCCTTCAATCGTCTGGTCGGTTTGGTTGATCAGGTGGTGCTCCCAGGTGCCCCAGTCGATAAAGAGCTGCTCGATCAGGTGGTACAGGCCGGTGTCGACCGAGTCTGGCGGCAGGGTGCCGGCCAGGGCCTGGCCGGTACGATAGATCAGCACGGGTGTCAGCAGCATCTGCTTCCAGGTCACGGCGTCGGTGTCGTCCTGCTGGACCTGGGCCGACAGCGGGAAGTGGGCCATGAAGCGGGCGCGGTTGTCCGGATGATTGGTCTGGTTCAGCAGCCAGAAATGCAGGTCGGCGGGGGTCTCGCAACAATGGAAAGCCTGGGCGTCGCCGGGGATGTAGAGGATTTGCCGGCCAGCGTGGTTGACGATGCGCAGGATGTCCGTGGCGATATGCCCACCGATATCCAGCGCCGCCACACGCAGCCCATTCACAGAAGGCGACTCGGCTTGCAGATGGGACAGGGTCGGGGGCCAAGGCAGGTTGCTGGCCAGGGCCTGGAGGACCGTTTGCAACTGTGACTCGGTAAGGTGCCCGGTATGACGGGCTTGCAGTGCCTGGGCCAGGCAGTTGACCTTGGCCAGGGTGCGGAAGTCGTCGAAGTGGGCGCTCCAGAAGCTGTTCATGCGGGTGGTGTAGTGATCACTGAAGTTGATCGTCCAGAAATCGTCGAGCACTGCACGGGCCGATAGCCGCACTTCGTTGTGGTGATCGAACAGCCGCGCCTCGGGACCATCGAGATAGAAGCCACCATCGCCGTCGAGCAGGTCGGCATTGTCCTGGTCATGCACATTGAAGCGGTGAATGACCAACTGCGTCAGGGTCATCGACTCTTGCGGTTTTTCGTTATGGCTCCAGCCGGTAAAGGCCGACGGGTCACTGTAGCTGCCGTTGAAACGGTGCCAATACAGGTAATCGGGGTCCAGGTCCGCCAGACCGTGCCTG is a genomic window of Pseudomonas sp. ADAK18 containing:
- a CDS encoding LysR family transcriptional regulator; its protein translation is MISTRQLRYFVEIAESGSFSAAAERLFVAQSALSRQIKELEILLQTPLFERTARQPRLTAAGEAFYPRARNLLGELLKASEMATQVGNGQLGTLRLSHSSTVPMSGRLLQGISAYLEQCPGVSMDIVKLSSEAQLEEIADGRLDAGLLRLPVLRQREGVRIVPLYSERLLLAVPPNHPLAQNIPAVGIDLAQLRDEAFISIPHPQRGGLSYLSAELCMRAGFFPKAARVMSRKTTQLQLIQAGFGIALLPESMQDIAPANIHFLPLADPDSQSTIALACRQAPTALVEQFCQTLHECL
- a CDS encoding sulfite exporter TauE/SafE family protein, which gives rise to MNWVELLNQWAFSGVDWLVIGVGIVVAYIVFGIAGFGTALVAGPILILFMPLSKIIPLLVLLDFVAAFGNLLQSRRDVNKPELLRLLPCMAIGCTLGVIFLLNLHSNLLLLLMGLFISAYAIYSLLVKARPKQLAAGWAIPMGTVGGLFGALFGSGGFLYAIYLNSRLPKDPARATQSALISCSTVVRLSLFLLAGVYAELPLLVLAVCLLPAMALGLWVSRRLTLHMSREAFVRLVTWLVLGSGIALIARYMST
- a CDS encoding membrane-targeted effector domain-containing toxin — protein: MPLTDTSPAAQQQLKALAPVVLDACPNMQTMAIETAREILARHGLADLDPDYLYWHRFNGSYSDPSAFTGWSHNEKPQESMTLTQLVIHRFNVHDQDNADLLDGDGGFYLDGPEARLFDHHNEVRLSARAVLDDFWTINFSDHYTTRMNSFWSAHFDDFRTLAKVNCLAQALQARHTGHLTESQLQTVLQALASNLPWPPTLSHLQAESPSVNGLRVAALDIGGHIATDILRIVNHAGRQILYIPGDAQAFHCCETPADLHFWLLNQTNHPDNRARFMAHFPLSAQVQQDDTDAVTWKQMLLTPVLIYRTGQALAGTLPPDSVDTGLYHLIEQLFIDWGTWEHHLINQTDQTIEGDAFTWLAHSGKSRMHNDADFALRSNGDLRKKLWIGYLNAFGKTFGPMAVAGWPIALVVVGASVANLGLNIDQAINGKTLAERRAGELGAVLSAIDTLFNLALLKADGVMPDIAEAAETLAVETTLPAEHPAPPSAPEPAVPAIYQTNLILEGETLDTAPGKFQQVYSLRSSDGMPQQAILLNDEAYYVRYESDPNGRGYWAIVDPNTPHAFSGSLPVRLNEFNEWERVPGGKGLKGGGGNSSKAAKETAPSRTTPPSQPVVQPSSGVRRVTTQFDTPPSTRPEVKRWALGLNETHVQSRFGCIDSFTYYYGSTHRKLLQLAQDFYNELPWARLPARPDIPAFEPTATLDEALECLPDEVPGYVIGETLDRVASTRLVIEKMPLFARKSVKTLYMRRLLNDFAQDDLNLYFRTGVMSEDLENHLSRLSTDPSGQFNELELVKTARNNGIRVQAIDCAAHYKYPAPVADLSEQVTSNYLAHTLIQADRALNGGGKWLVLTGARNINTFNGFAGLSELEGGIGLRVEEVLPGQGNDVRLDPGIAIDRDNAPLLESAGDSFDTFHADLRVQVEAPLVRRTLQQNQRLLFRKGMYLINESQGNYTLLHHSRDRGIVSTPINRLADGSFYIDRPAWAAVHDVHFPTLEKLSSALTNMGMSLQSRLPI
- a CDS encoding sugar ABC transporter ATPase, with protein sequence MNSQSILVPKISTLPVHEPRARAIVRWLVRKNIVKEELTTCGRTGNRMAYALADGARAVVLHPEALPFNEPVNGLEIIYKRCIYTPAKGFLEEAGCPECLKEVGEALFESLEDWMPGHTDNFTCPLCGHEDDINGFLYLQECGFSNLGFIFNNWAEAGFKQSFIDEFADWLDQKMSWVKVEL
- the guaA gene encoding glutamine-hydrolyzing GMP synthase, which encodes MALDIHAHRILILDFGSQYTQLIARRVREIGVYCELHPFDMDDEAIREFAPKGVILAGGPESVHEANSPRCPQAVFDLGVPVFGICYGMQTMAEQLGGKVEGSELREFGYARVDVVGKSRLLDGIEDHIDADGLFGLDVWMSHGDKVTKMPEDFHILASTPSCPIAGMFNDARGYYGVQFHPEVTHTKQGGRILSRFILDICQCEALWTPSKIAEDAIANIRAQVGTDNVLLGLSGGVDSSVVAALLHKAIGDQLTCVFVDNGLLRLHEGEQVMAMFAENMGVKVIRANAEDQFLNNLAGESDPEKKRKIIGRTFIDVFDAQSNKLDNIKYLAQGTIYPDVIESAGAKSGKAHVIKSHHNVGGLPEEMNLKLVEPLRELFKDEVRRLGLELGLPYDMVYRHPFPGPGLGVRILGEVKKEYADLLRRADHIFIEELRKADWYHKVSQAFVVFQPVKSVGVVGDGRRYAWVVALRAVETIDFMTARWAHLPYELLETVSGRIINEIEGISRVTYDVSSKPPATIEWE
- the guaB gene encoding IMP dehydrogenase, giving the protein MLRISQEALTFDDILLVPGYSEVLPNEVSLKTRLTRGIELNIPLVSAAMDTVTEARLAIAMAQEGGIGIIHKNMTIEQQAAEVRKVKRYEAGVVKDPITIEADATVRDLFDLTRLHNISGVPVLHDGDLVGIVTSRDVRFENRLEVTVREVMTPKERLVTVKEGADKNDVRELLHKHRIERVLIVDDKFALKGMMTVNDIEKAKAYPLASKDDQGRLRVGAAVGTGKDTGDRVSALVAAGVDVVVVDTAHGHSKGVIDRVRWVKQNFPDVQVIGGNIATGAAAKALVEAGADAVKVGIGPGSICTTRIVAGVGVPQISAIANVAAALEGTGVPLIADGGIRFSGDLSKAIVAGASCVMMGSMFAGTEEAPGEIELFQGRSYKAYRGMGSLGAMSQAQGSSDRYFQDSSAGAEKLVPEGIEGRVPYKGTLSAIIHQLMGGLRSSMGYTGSADIEEMRTKPEFVRITGAGMAESHVHDVQITKEAPNYRVG